In Zingiber officinale cultivar Zhangliang chromosome 3A, Zo_v1.1, whole genome shotgun sequence, the DNA window tattaatttatatcaaTTTTCCATTAAACTTAAAATGATGTTTTGATATACAGAAAACAATATTATGTTtggtaattgaaaaaaaaatcaatagaaggttctttatttttttattattaaaagaactccttatattaaaaaaatcataagaaTACTCATCCTAAATTTTCTTCCCAAATGACTTTTTTTATTTGACCAATTGAACAGAGTCAACATTACTCcaattttttttcattaaaaaTGACCTAATATTagcaaaaaaattatttaatattagagtaattttaatcataaaatcagattaattattaaataaaagagaatatttttaaatgaaaaaaaataaggtAAGGATATTTTTTTCGCAAAATGAAAATTTACCTTTGTGATGATAATAAAAACAAAGGAAGTGCTTTGTGATTATATTGTTAATTCCTCATAAAGAATATTATACACGTGTAATTCTTATTTTTACCTGCTGAGTGTCTTCGAGATGATCAATCCAATCATGCACCATGAACTGTATCCATGACGCTGCAATCAGATTGAACTGCTTACCGGTGTCCTTGTAAGTTCCTCTCCGGTCCAGAAACTTCGTCGCCACGATCGCCGGATGAGGACTCAGCAACTACACACAGATCATGATGCATCACTTCCAAAGCTCAAGGCGCTAGCTCTTCCCTGAAGAAAGCATTTAATTGCGTATACACTTACTCGATCGTTTTGATCCTGAGGGAGCATGTTCCTTCCGAAGAAGGCATCATAGCCCCCGGCCTTGCTGTTGTTCGGGTCATTGAACTCCCCGTCATCGGTCCGGTACGCGTAGTCCTTGGGGTCGAACGGAGTCGTCTCGCTCTCCCCGACGGCGCGCAGGTTGTACTTGTTGTGCAGCGTCCGGCGCTGCTGCAAGTAGGTCAGCCCCAGGAACACCGGCAGCCTGTGCCACAGCCCCAGCCTGTCCAGCGAGTGCACGTACTGTATGCAGTAAAGAGATCAATCAAGACCACACACTGGAAAAATGAATGGCATATCAATTAACGATGATCATCAATCATTTACGAGGAAGCTGAGCTTGTCGCACAGAGGCATTCTCTCGAACACTTCATGGAAATCAGGGTGGATGATGGACTGCAAGAGGGGAAGACAACAcatgatttattaattaattgctGATAGTTTTGGAATAATTAATTGGATGGACAAATGTTCATGAGAAGGCGCAATGTGCATATATACAGAGCTGGGAGAAAAGATCGTCAATGCACATGCATTCATGTCTACTTCTCTTTTTCTACGTGCCATGGCAGTCTGCATGCGTGTCCAATACAGTTTGCAGAATTTTTGACCGAAGAAAAGTAAAATGGGAAGGTCAAATATCGTGAGGTTTGACACGTAATGATGAATATTTCATGCAAATGGTACGACCTGTTATAATTTAATTTCCGTCATATATCTGCATCAGTTATTATTCTTTATTATTCCTGAAGCTAGGggtgagtattcggttaaaatcgaaccgaaccgaaccgaataaaccgaacccgaataaaccgatttttataaaaaaaaccgAACCGACTGAATTCCTCTTTAAAACCCGAGCAAACCGAACCGATTAAaaatcggttaattcggttttcaaccgaattaaccgaataagTCGAATAATTGATTTTATGTATTATGTTTGTGTACAACCACCGAATTGATAAAAAGAGTTTGCTTTGCCACCGAACTGTGTTTGTTTACCTTGTCTATATTTTATAAGCTTTTATTCGTTATTGATAGCTTTTATTCCTAATCTTATGGACCAGATCAAATGCATATAGGCTGCAAGATTTGATCGATAGAAAGGTTGCAAATTGCAGTTCAATTGATTCCAACTGGGAAATGAAGACAACACTGAAATGGCGAGTCTTCCTAAATCTTGAGGTGATGCTGCGTTTGCCAAGTGCAAGTGTGCAACAAGTAACATTTCCGACGTGAGGGGAGACATATCTCTGACAATAGCTTGACTagcaaatatttaaatttttatggtGTATTTCGAAACCATTGCAACAGTTTAAGGGGTCATTTTAAAAGATTTGAATTTGACAAAATACTAATGAGTAAATTACAGAGTGATTGAAACAATTCATTCATCTCATACATTCAATATATCTAACTTTATCAAGCTATTCAACATTGCATTGTTAGTAATATTCAAATTATACACTACGAGACCTGCAAATACAACAGATGGCAATATTaactaagttctatacaagcatTTGACTAAAATCCAAGTGCTTCCGAAAATTAATTAAGCCAAGCTCAGAAGCATTATCCACAACAAACTATCGACTTCAAAAGCAAATACCATTAACAGAAACATTTCTTCATCCACTATCACCAATTACTGGGCTTCCATGTCGATCTCCGTCAGGCACAACCTTGCAATGAAAATGTCCTTAGAAGTTAGAAGATTGCCTGGAATATGAAACAAAGACAGTATTTAAAACCAATATGCCATTAAAGCCTGGTTTACCTTGGCCTGGTTGAGGAATAAGCCTTCTTATAAGCATACTGCCACAGCTTAATCATCTAGTGACTGGAAGACATAGCTTTCGGTTTTCCTGGAACTGGAAGTCAACCAAAACCTAAAAGGCAgacaaaaattaataattttacatggAACTAAAAATACAAATGGTATAAATTAAATACAGGAACTAAAAGGTACTTATTGCATAACATATTATGTTAAAATGCTTTGTATTTCTGGTTTGGATCATGTCCTGCATAGTCTTTGCCTAGAAACAAATTTGAGTAAATAACATGTACAAAAGTGAAACATTCACGACAATTAGTGATGTACTAACCCGTCTCTCTTTCAATTCCTCTGGACTAATTTTCCACTGTTAATCTTATTGATCTATTTAATGCACCTGATCATGAgctgaaattatattaatttatgtGATAAAAAATAAAAGCTTTTGATAAATACTATCTTGAATGCATATCAACTGAAGCACATTAAACAACATTAACAAATATATGCAATAAAAAAACACAAGATAAGGACAACACATATTCTATTTATTTCAATAGCTCTATGTTCATGGAAAATTAGCTTGTTTGTACTTGTATCATGATATATTCAAAGTCAGGTTTTATGGTATATTCCTTGGCAATGTCAAATGTCTATTCCAACAGGCCTCATTTGACTCACACTAGCCTTCTATCTATATATCAGTCTCTTGAGGATATTTGTTTCATAAACAAcactaattttgtacattattaAGATAGTACACCCATTGAAGAATCCTTTTAGAGATCAAATAGCTACCAAACGCAGCTATACAAAGCTATATTACTTATTGCTAGTCTCAAAcagaacataaaaaaaaacattattgaAGTAAGAATTTTGCTAGTATCAAGAATAAAAATAGCATAGCCGAAGTAAGAACTTTGTAATAACATACTCTTTCATAAGGAATTGGATTGCACCTTTCCTTGTCGAATCTTTAAAACCTTTCAGTGCACTTCTCGCATCTTTAAAACCTTCAAGCAAAGCACCTAACTTTGTGTAGCATGCTGCCTTAGCagtaaacttttaaaaacttgagTCATCAAATATAAAAATGCTATGAGAAAGGTTGAGTAGGAGTTAGAATTACTATTAACAAGTGGGTGTTTTTGATTGCACAAGACAATCTAGGCAAAATTACAATGAGCACAAAAGGTTCTAGGCTAATAGATCATCTACTTGTTTGAGATATACAAAAAACTTCATACAATCTTTTGATTACATCAAGATAAAATTCATCATTTGGAAAGTAATTTCAATGCATAAAGCAACAAGGTCAGCCCCAACATAGCCATGTGTCTGCAATCCTTTCCAAATCAACCTACATTATATAAATCAAATTGCATAAAATCAACATGTACTGCCACATGTTTATTGAACAAGGTAACAACAATTGAAAATGATCACTTACATCATTAGATAGCTTCAAggtcaatttaaataaaatataatatttaacatACCATTGTTTATCGCCGGTGTTGTCGAAGAAGATGAGTCCATTATAATTTTTGAGAATTCTGATAAAAAAATGCAAGTTATCACAATACTCTTTAtaagtttataattataaataaagatCTAATTGTCTTTTTCTTAAAAAGAAAAACTTACCGCTTTCAAGTTTTTCCACATCCTCTAAAATTTCTTCGATGTTGAGTGGTTTCAAATTTAACCGAAGCCAATCTTGAGTACAAATAAGACTTTCTACCACCTTTGGAGTCAATGAACTCCTAAAACAATCAAGTATCCGACCACTAGTACTAAAAGCAGATTCTGAAGCAACTGTTGATATCGGAATGGCTAATACATCACGAGCAATTTGAGCAAGTATAGGAAATCTGTGACAATTTTGCCTCCACCAtcccaaaatatcaaaattatcacaatACTCTTCAACTATTTCATTAAGATACTTGTCTAATTCTGACATGTTGCCATCACCAAAAACTTGTGACTTTTGTTTCTTATACTTGGCTATAATTGTTTGTCTTTTCAAATCACTCATGCTGTTTGAAGTATTGCCCTTGTCAACTGATTCTGAAATAGATGGAACTCTTGAAGTATTACATTGAGGCTCCATTTTTTCCTTATAATTCTTGTACAAAGCAAATAAAGTGTCCTTTATAATCTTTCCTACTCTTTCACCCTTCTCATCTCCATATAATTCAATCAACATAAATTCTACGAAATCCAATTTATGTCTTGGATCAAGCACCACCGCAATATAAAGCAACTTATTCATTTTCTCAGGATCTCCCCAATActtgtcaaatttatttttcattttaattcccATTGAATACACATCAAGATCATCACTTTCTTGCCACTCCTTCAAGATGGTAAAAATATAACTAATCTCATGTGCAAAAGTATTGGATGTGACATACAAAGATCCTGAAACTTTTAATGTTAGCTCATAAAAAACTTGCAATAGAGATGCAAAATGTCTAACATTAGTCCAATCTATACTTGTTGGCTTCCCATCAAAAGTCTTCAATTCTCTTTTAGGTTTACCATCTGAGTCAAATATCATCTCTCCATTCTCATTCAAAATGGTATGCCATTCTACATATTGAAGATCTAATTTAAAACATGGATCTTGTTCATCaaacctatcaaaagctctttcaAATTTTTTAGCAGTATTCAACATCAAGAAAGTTGAGTTCCATCTAGTTGGTACATCTAAACATAATGAGTTCTTGCTTTCAATTTTTTCAATCTCAACACATTCTTTGAACTTGCTTAATCTAGAGGAGGATTGCTTAACATATTTAATTGCATTCCTAACCTTCATCACAGATTGATTTATATCTTTTAGGTCATCAGCAACAATCAAATTGATTATATGAGCTACACATCTCATATGAACATATTCACCCTTCAAAATAGTGGAACCCCAATTAGTCATTTTTTTTCTGAAACTATTGATAGAAACATCATTTGAACTTGCATTACCAACTGTAATTGTAAAAATTTTGTCAATTCCCCAACCTCTCAAGCAATTTTCAATGGCTAAACTAATAGCCTCTCCTTTATGACTTGTAATTGAACAAAAATTGAGAATTCTTTTCTGTAAATTTCAATTTGTATCAATAAAATGAGATGTTAGACACATATAGTTGATTTTTTGAATTGATGTCCATGTATCAGTGGACAAACAAATTCTTTGCATTGAATCATGCAACAATGTTTTCAATTTTTCCCTTTCAACTGAATATAATTCAACACAATCATGTGCAATCGTCCATCTTGAAGGAATTCGAAACTTTGGACATACCATAGCCATAAATGTTTTAAATCCTTCTCTTTCTACAAATTTGAAAGGAAGTTCATCCATTATGATCATTCTAGCTAATGCTTTTCTAGATGCATCTTGATCAAATTTCCAAGAAGTTAGAGACACCTCACCCTCTCTTGAACTTTGTAAACTTAACTGTGCTTGAATTGTTTCAACAACATCAGGGTGTTTTTTACATGAAGTAATATGAGATCTCAAACTTATTGTTCCATTCCTATATGGATCACAAAAAAATTCTTTATCACAATATTTGCATTTGGCTTTTATCTCTGATGCATCATTAGTGAACTTTATGAAATGATCCCATACTTCACTTCTCGGTTTCATTGCTTTTCTTTTGATTACCTTTCTTTTGGAATCTACGGTAGTTTTTGTTCCCACAGTTGGACCACTTTCAGATTGTGGTATTGAACAACTATCATTAACATCCATATTTGATAAATCTCCTTGCATTGATATACAAATACTGATCACAGTTCACAGATGATTCACAAACactgtttaaaaaatattacaatgTGTGATAACACTGTTTAAAATATAAATGACTAAAATTGAAAGATAAATATGAAACTCAACTTATGACTAAACATGATGATAATTATTATCAGGATTTAGAATATCTAGCTAGTAGCTACTGTTAAATACTTGAGTTCAACAAAGAATTCATATGCCATATAAAATCAATGAttactaatttcaaaatattgaGTAAATTATAAGAAGGTATTACTTACCCACACCGTAGGGCAGTTACTGGCTACTGTGGTGTCACTGGTGTGAGGATGAGGGGGCTCTAGAGGAATGAGCAAGTGGTGAGAGTGACGGGAAAGGGGAGGTTGAGCAGTGAGCAAGGAGGAACAAACAGAGAGTGATGGGAGGATGGAGAGCTGCTGAGCAGTGAGCAGGAAGTACCGGTGGAGAGAACGGTGAAAGGAGGAAGGGCTGATCAGTGAGCAAGAAGGACCGAGGAGATGCTCGGAGAAGGGAGGAGGGATGGCTAGAGCACTGACGGAGATGTGGAGTcgctcggcaacaagaggaaggAGGACTAAGCAGGGCGAACCAGAGGCAGAGGAGATATGGAGTACTGGAGTCGTAGGTTCAGTGAGAACTGAGAAGTGAGAACGCAATGGGAGGAGAGAACGATGAGTCGCTGATCACGAAGAGATCGCTGGAGACTGGAGTTGGTGATGGGCGGCACATCGAGAACGGGAGCGTGAGCGGCGGCGATGGAGTGAGTCGCAGAGATCGGGAGATGGGAGATGAGAATAGGGATTAGGGATTTTAGGGTTTACCGCCGGTTTACTTATGATTTGAGTCCTTCGGGTTCGGTTTTTTCGGTTTGACCGAATAACAAACTTTAAAACCGAACCCGAACCGATTAAACCGAAATAACCGATTTTTTATATTGAATTAACCGAAATtccgaattaaccgaaccgaaaTTAAAATATCGGTCGGTTTgatcggtttattcggtttaaccgaatttTTTCTCACCCCTACCTGAAGCCATCCACATTTGAACGTTAATATATATtacctattaaaaaatatatcaaacacctattatattaatatatatttaattattttttaacaaatgtCCATATTCATTTTAACATTAATACTCATTACTTATTATCTACTCATTCatctttattttatatatatgttttttattttttttattatatgtaaGTGTTATAACACCTATCTATATTAATTGTAATGCAAATATTTAAAC includes these proteins:
- the LOC122050329 gene encoding zinc finger BED domain-containing protein RICESLEEPER 2-like → MDVNDSCSIPQSESGPTVGTKTTVDSKRKVIKRKAMKPRSEVWDHFIKFTNDASEIKAKCKYCDKEFFCDPYRNGTISLRSHITSCKKHPDVVETIQAQLSLQSSREGEVSLTSWKFDQDASRKALARMIIMDELPFKFVEREGFKTFMAMKRILNFCSITSHKGEAISLAIENCLRGWGIDKIFTITVGNASSNDVSINSFRKKMTNWGSTILKGEYVHMRCVAHIINLIVADDLKDINQSVMKVRNAIKYVKQSSSRLSKFKECVEIEKIESKNSLCLDVPTRWNSTFLMLNTAKKFERAFDRFDEQDPCFKLDLQYVEWHTILNENGEMIFDSDGKPKRELKTFDGKPTSIDWTNVRHFASLLQVFYELTLKVSGSLYVTSNTFAHEISYIFTILKEWQESDDLDVYSMGIKMKNKFDKYWGDPEKMNKLLYIAVVLDPRHKLDFVEFMLIELYGDEKGERVGKIIKDTLFALYKNYKEKMEPQCNTSRVPSISESVDKGNTSNSMSDLKRQTIIAKYKKQKSQVFGDGNMSELDKYLNEIVEEYCDNFDILGWWRQNCHRFPILAQIARDVLAIPISTVASESAFSTSGRILDCFRSSLTPKVVESLICTQDWLRLNLKPLNIEEILEDVEKLESEFSKIIMDSSSSTTPAINNGNLLTSKDIFIARLCLTEIDMEAQ